In one Streptomyces sp. NBC_01288 genomic region, the following are encoded:
- a CDS encoding thaumatin family protein — protein sequence MAGHRRAPRPVRRQVGLAAAVLLTCLAVVTGVLLAHAQPGTPGDRTVAGPSSTRGAAAAGTPSRPGPSPTTTSSPRATPSPSPTPDARKPSEASASPSRAAGQLKTAPAGKRTVTLVNRLDQTIWPAIAADPKHPVEATGWVLKPGAGLSFTVPDHWDVRVWARTGCSFDASGDGHCLTGDCGRFQCGSTWGEFPSTLAEFNLNAWNGMDFYDVSLVEGNNLPMWINSYGGSSHDKIDANGCSAAGCTRDANATCPTKLQRVRDGRVVACLSACLVFKTDKTCCTGAYAARPQCVPSSWPVDSAAVFKKAEPFAYSYVNDDATSVLTCSGECGYRITWGVSP from the coding sequence GTGGCGGGCCACCGCCGTGCGCCCCGCCCGGTACGCAGACAGGTCGGCCTGGCCGCCGCGGTGCTCCTGACCTGCCTCGCCGTGGTGACCGGCGTCCTGCTGGCCCACGCGCAGCCAGGAACCCCGGGAGACCGTACGGTCGCGGGCCCGTCGTCCACGCGCGGCGCGGCGGCGGCCGGCACCCCGTCCCGCCCCGGACCCTCGCCCACGACGACGTCATCGCCGCGCGCCACGCCCTCCCCCTCGCCCACCCCTGACGCACGGAAGCCGTCCGAGGCGAGCGCCTCGCCGTCCCGCGCGGCCGGTCAGCTGAAGACCGCGCCCGCAGGCAAGCGGACCGTCACCCTGGTCAACCGCCTCGATCAGACGATCTGGCCGGCGATCGCGGCGGACCCCAAACACCCTGTGGAGGCGACGGGTTGGGTACTGAAGCCCGGGGCCGGCCTGAGCTTCACCGTCCCCGACCACTGGGACGTCCGGGTGTGGGCGCGTACCGGTTGCTCCTTCGACGCGTCCGGCGACGGCCACTGCCTGACCGGCGACTGCGGCCGTTTCCAGTGCGGCTCGACCTGGGGCGAATTCCCTTCCACGCTGGCCGAGTTCAACCTGAACGCCTGGAACGGCATGGACTTCTACGACGTCAGTCTCGTCGAGGGCAACAACCTGCCGATGTGGATCAACAGTTACGGCGGCTCGTCCCACGACAAGATCGACGCGAACGGCTGCTCCGCCGCCGGATGCACCCGGGACGCCAACGCGACCTGCCCCACCAAGCTCCAGCGCGTCCGGGACGGCCGGGTCGTGGCCTGCCTGAGCGCCTGCCTGGTCTTCAAGACGGACAAGACCTGCTGCACCGGCGCCTACGCGGCACGACCCCAGTGCGTCCCCTCGTCCTGGCCCGTCGACTCGGCGGCGGTGTTCAAGAAGGCCGAACCCTTCGCCTACTCCTACGTCAACGACGACGCGACCAGCGTCCTCACCTGCTCGGGAGAGTGCGGGTACCGCATCACCTGGGGAGTGAGCCCCTGA
- a CDS encoding ATP-binding protein — protein sequence MAKDDSALRSGPDDANSADGPGRSAGNGRLADRLASARLQNFVGRREELALFRRALADEPGAPMVIVLHGPGGMGKSALLQRFAAEARAAGRPVVGVDARTVELSPAAFEEATAEVFARDNAVLLVDDFERYRAMEEWIRERFLPRLPAGALVVVAGRHAPDPLWKADLAWSEVLQVVPLRELGPADAAALLTAQGADPAPHASLLRFAAGHPLALRLVAEAATHGNSSTDEVFWAPLRTVVDRLLTHMVGRPPSPAHRRALEVCGHVADTTEELLRVALPGKDATELFAWLRQLSFMKSGPFGVCPYDVVRDALDSDFRWRDPERYKAMHRTVRRHLVERVRDAPEKEALRAAREFNHIVSRAQWLREFQGARDEPDVHEQPMRPEDVPALIELTHKVEGEHNARMVSYWLRRQPEAFHVHRRCDTGQLLGFMAWLRIDALDDETRAADPVLAEAWELVSAMTPPRQGEHLGVARFMVHEENHHRPSRSWDLVRTRIVFEVLRAKHCAWSCFVSAEPKFWAPLLTYLGMFQPPRRAVHADRGYGLFCHDWRAARAEEWAEGIDARLLGGAPAVAAGKPKSRVTPLSREESDAAVREALRGWLDPGGLADNPLLRSRLVEELSEGDPVTALRDLIGKAVQRLNAHPRTRHLHDVLTLTYHSTSTQDAVARKLNLAFSTYRRHLARALDEVRETVWDWEVHGRIRAGQEPPQGS from the coding sequence ATGGCGAAGGACGATTCCGCCCTGCGGTCCGGCCCCGACGACGCCAACTCGGCGGACGGGCCCGGCAGATCGGCCGGAAACGGCCGGCTGGCCGACAGACTGGCCTCCGCCCGGCTACAGAACTTCGTCGGCAGGCGCGAGGAACTCGCCCTGTTCCGGCGGGCGTTGGCCGACGAACCCGGCGCCCCGATGGTCATCGTGCTGCACGGCCCGGGCGGCATGGGCAAGAGCGCCCTGTTGCAGCGCTTCGCCGCGGAGGCACGCGCCGCGGGCCGGCCGGTCGTCGGCGTCGACGCCCGTACGGTCGAGTTGTCGCCGGCGGCCTTCGAGGAGGCGACCGCCGAGGTCTTCGCCCGCGACAACGCTGTCCTGCTGGTCGACGACTTCGAGCGCTACCGCGCCATGGAGGAGTGGATACGCGAGCGCTTCCTGCCGCGGTTACCTGCCGGAGCCCTGGTCGTCGTCGCGGGACGGCACGCACCCGACCCCCTCTGGAAGGCGGACCTCGCGTGGAGCGAGGTCCTTCAGGTCGTGCCGCTAAGGGAGTTGGGGCCCGCGGACGCGGCGGCGCTGCTCACCGCGCAGGGCGCCGACCCCGCACCGCACGCGTCCCTCCTCCGATTCGCCGCGGGCCATCCGCTCGCCCTGCGCCTGGTGGCGGAGGCCGCGACCCACGGCAACTCGTCGACGGACGAGGTCTTCTGGGCCCCGCTGCGCACGGTCGTCGACCGTCTGCTGACCCACATGGTCGGCAGACCGCCCTCCCCCGCCCACCGGCGGGCGCTGGAGGTGTGCGGCCATGTCGCGGACACCACCGAGGAGTTGCTGCGCGTGGCACTCCCCGGCAAGGACGCCACCGAACTCTTCGCCTGGTTGCGGCAGTTGTCCTTCATGAAGTCGGGCCCCTTCGGGGTGTGCCCCTACGACGTCGTCCGTGACGCCCTCGACAGCGACTTCCGCTGGCGCGACCCGGAGCGCTACAAGGCCATGCACCGCACGGTCCGCCGCCATCTGGTGGAGCGGGTCCGCGACGCACCGGAGAAGGAAGCCCTGCGCGCGGCAAGGGAGTTCAACCACATCGTCTCCAGGGCGCAGTGGCTGAGGGAGTTCCAGGGCGCCCGGGACGAACCCGACGTCCACGAGCAGCCGATGCGCCCGGAGGACGTCCCCGCGCTGATCGAGCTGACCCACAAGGTCGAGGGCGAGCACAACGCCCGTATGGTCTCCTACTGGTTGAGACGTCAGCCCGAGGCGTTCCACGTCCACCGGCGCTGCGACACGGGTCAACTCCTCGGGTTCATGGCCTGGTTGAGGATCGACGCGCTCGACGACGAGACCCGGGCGGCCGACCCCGTGCTGGCGGAGGCATGGGAGCTGGTCTCCGCGATGACTCCCCCGCGCCAGGGCGAACACCTCGGTGTGGCGCGGTTCATGGTGCACGAGGAGAACCATCACCGCCCCTCGCGGTCATGGGACCTGGTGCGGACGCGGATCGTCTTCGAGGTGCTGCGTGCCAAGCACTGCGCCTGGTCGTGCTTCGTCAGCGCCGAACCGAAGTTCTGGGCCCCGCTGTTGACGTATCTGGGCATGTTCCAGCCGCCCCGCCGGGCCGTGCACGCCGATCGCGGGTACGGCCTGTTCTGCCACGACTGGCGGGCGGCGCGGGCGGAGGAGTGGGCCGAGGGCATCGACGCGCGCCTGCTCGGCGGGGCGCCGGCCGTGGCCGCCGGGAAGCCCAAGTCCCGTGTGACACCGCTGAGTCGGGAGGAGTCGGACGCCGCCGTCCGGGAGGCACTGCGCGGCTGGCTGGACCCCGGCGGACTCGCCGACAACCCGCTGCTGCGGAGCCGGCTGGTGGAGGAACTCAGCGAGGGCGACCCGGTGACCGCGCTCCGCGACCTGATCGGCAAGGCCGTACAGCGGCTCAACGCCCATCCCCGCACCCGGCATCTGCACGACGTGCTGACGCTGACGTACCACTCGACGTCCACGCAGGACGCCGTGGCGCGGAAGCTCAACCTGGCGTTCAGCACGTACCGCAGGCATCTGGCCCGCGCCCTGGACGAGGTGCGCGAGACGGTGTGGGACTGGGAGGTGCACGGCCGGATCAGGGCCGGGCAGGAGCCCCCGCAAGGGAGTTGA
- a CDS encoding DUF3455 domain-containing protein → MKIARRLVLTTAAVTAVAAGTLVSATVGQAATPQPPLRLGVTVPDALKVPDGNTLTGVFSAAGVQTYTCTNSAWTLLEPAATLWAKNDRAKRPVALHSRGPVWVSTVDGSAVNGSAIANSPKTGTIPELLLKATATRGTGMFADVSYVQRLGTSGGVAPTTACTGTSTDQVSVQYTATYAFYKPAK, encoded by the coding sequence ATGAAGATCGCCAGACGTCTTGTCCTCACCACCGCGGCCGTCACCGCCGTGGCCGCCGGCACGCTCGTGAGCGCCACCGTCGGCCAGGCCGCCACCCCGCAGCCGCCCCTCCGCCTCGGCGTCACCGTGCCCGACGCGCTGAAGGTCCCGGACGGCAACACGCTCACCGGCGTCTTCTCCGCCGCCGGCGTCCAGACCTACACCTGCACCAACAGCGCCTGGACGCTGCTGGAGCCGGCCGCCACCCTGTGGGCCAAGAACGACCGCGCCAAGCGCCCCGTCGCCCTGCACTCGCGCGGCCCGGTGTGGGTGTCCACGGTCGACGGCAGCGCGGTCAACGGCTCCGCGATCGCCAACTCGCCCAAGACCGGCACCATCCCCGAGCTGCTGCTGAAGGCCACCGCCACCCGCGGCACCGGGATGTTCGCCGACGTCTCCTACGTCCAGCGCCTGGGCACGAGCGGCGGCGTCGCCCCCACCACGGCCTGCACCGGCACCAGCACGGACCAGGTCAGCGTGCAGTACACCGCCACGTACGCGTTCTACAAGCCCGCCAAGTAA